Proteins co-encoded in one Streptomyces roseochromogenus subsp. oscitans DS 12.976 genomic window:
- a CDS encoding alanine racemase, translated as MSSSEALARLAEERVDHRFKGLPPDADGLTVGELAAQRRNLFREADGFTTPVLALSAERLEHNLALMETYAARHGLAFAPHGKTSMAPQLFQRQIEHGAWGITLAVPHQVRVARAFGIQRVFLANELVDAPALRWIAGELAADPAFRFVCYVDSVHGVELMDSALQGSARPVDVVVELGAGEGARTGVRTEADARAVADAVAATGTLRLVGVAGYEAQVPGADPGLVRAWLDRLVALAVEFDKAGRFAEASEIIVSAGGSEWFDAVADVFARIPDLSLPVLRLLRSGAYVSHDDVHYSRLTPFNRVPEEGALEPAFRLWAQVVSRPSADQAFVNAGKRDAAYDLDLPVVQVVRRDGTERPATGIEVSALSDQHLWLRTDPGADVEVGDWIGLGLSHPCTSFDKWQLIPVAEADGTVVAYIRTFF; from the coding sequence ATGAGCAGCAGCGAAGCGCTTGCCCGGCTGGCCGAGGAACGCGTCGACCACCGCTTCAAGGGCCTCCCGCCGGACGCCGACGGCCTCACCGTCGGCGAACTGGCCGCCCAGCGCCGCAACCTCTTCCGCGAGGCCGACGGCTTCACCACGCCCGTCCTCGCCCTGTCCGCCGAGCGCCTGGAACACAACCTCGCGCTCATGGAGACGTACGCCGCCCGGCACGGCCTCGCCTTCGCCCCGCACGGCAAGACCTCCATGGCCCCGCAGCTCTTCCAGCGCCAGATCGAGCACGGCGCCTGGGGCATCACCCTGGCGGTGCCCCACCAGGTGCGCGTCGCCCGGGCGTTCGGCATCCAGCGGGTCTTCCTCGCCAATGAACTGGTGGACGCCCCGGCGCTGCGGTGGATCGCCGGGGAACTCGCCGCCGACCCCGCCTTCCGGTTCGTCTGCTACGTCGACTCCGTGCACGGCGTCGAGCTGATGGACTCCGCGCTCCAGGGCTCCGCCCGGCCCGTCGACGTCGTCGTCGAACTGGGCGCCGGGGAAGGCGCCCGTACCGGCGTGCGCACGGAGGCGGACGCCCGGGCCGTCGCCGATGCCGTGGCCGCCACCGGGACCCTGCGGCTCGTCGGTGTCGCCGGTTACGAGGCCCAGGTGCCCGGCGCCGACCCCGGGCTGGTGCGGGCCTGGCTGGACCGGCTGGTCGCGCTCGCCGTGGAGTTCGACAAGGCAGGGCGGTTCGCCGAAGCGAGCGAGATCATCGTCAGCGCCGGCGGCAGCGAGTGGTTCGACGCGGTCGCCGACGTGTTCGCCCGGATCCCCGACCTGTCGCTGCCCGTCCTGAGGCTGCTGCGCTCCGGCGCCTACGTCTCGCACGACGACGTGCACTACAGCAGGCTCACCCCGTTCAACCGGGTGCCCGAGGAGGGTGCCCTGGAGCCCGCCTTCCGGCTGTGGGCGCAGGTCGTCTCGCGCCCCTCGGCCGACCAGGCCTTCGTCAACGCGGGCAAGCGGGACGCCGCCTACGACCTGGACCTGCCCGTCGTGCAGGTGGTACGCCGGGACGGTACGGAGCGCCCGGCCACCGGGATCGAGGTGAGCGCCCTGTCCGACCAGCACCTGTGGCTGCGCACCGACCCGGGCGCGGACGTCGAGGTCGGCGACTGGATCGGCCTCGGGCTGTCCCACCCGTGCACGTCCTTCGACAAGTGGCAGCTGATCCCGGTGGCCGAGGCGGACGGCACGGTCGTCGCGTACATCCGCACGTTCTTCTAG
- a CDS encoding GntP family permease, with the protein MSYYVVAAAPTAPPPPHTGGLLLLLNGTPGLLTVAALGIALLLFLIIKVRLQPFVALLAVSIAVGLLAGLSVTELFGTVQRSDAVSTIESGMGGILGHVAIIIGLGTMLGAILEVSGGAEVLATRLLALFGERRAPLAMGLTGLTFGIPVFFDVGIFVLAPLVYAAAKRGGKSILLYCLPLLAGLSMTHAFLPPHPGPVAAAGLLHVQLGWVILMGIVCGIPAVLAAWAFSAWIGQRIFVAVPQDMVEAAEEAKRAVVAEQRAQGVEPQERPVPLATVLAIIGTPLILILAATFSSIALDPSPGRSVLEFFGHPFVALTLALLLAYYLLGIRRGWSRKSLETVSTSSLKPVGNILLVVGAGGVFGAVLKASGVAQALSDTFHGVGLPVIVLAYLISLVLRVAQGSATVAIVTTAGIVAPLLSEGHHSQAFVALVIMAISAGSIFASHVNDGGFWMVAKYFGITERDTLRTWTVLESVLSVAGFAVAAAVSVLV; encoded by the coding sequence ATGTCCTACTACGTTGTCGCAGCCGCCCCCACCGCACCGCCACCACCCCACACCGGAGGCCTGCTCCTCCTCCTGAACGGCACCCCCGGCCTCCTCACGGTCGCAGCCCTCGGCATAGCCCTGTTGCTCTTCCTGATCATCAAGGTCCGGCTGCAGCCGTTCGTGGCCCTCCTGGCCGTCTCCATAGCGGTGGGCCTGCTCGCCGGACTCTCGGTCACCGAACTCTTCGGCACCGTCCAGCGTTCCGACGCCGTCTCCACCATCGAGTCCGGCATGGGCGGCATCCTTGGCCACGTAGCGATCATCATCGGTCTGGGTACGATGCTCGGCGCGATCCTGGAGGTCAGCGGCGGAGCGGAGGTACTGGCGACCCGACTGCTGGCCCTGTTCGGCGAGCGGCGCGCCCCCCTCGCCATGGGCCTCACAGGCCTGACCTTCGGCATCCCGGTCTTCTTCGACGTGGGCATCTTCGTCCTGGCCCCGCTCGTCTACGCGGCGGCGAAGCGAGGCGGCAAGTCGATCCTGCTGTACTGCCTGCCCCTGCTGGCGGGCCTGTCGATGACCCACGCTTTCCTGCCGCCGCACCCCGGTCCGGTAGCGGCCGCCGGCCTCCTCCACGTCCAGCTCGGCTGGGTCATCCTCATGGGCATCGTCTGCGGCATCCCGGCCGTCCTGGCCGCCTGGGCGTTCTCCGCCTGGATCGGGCAGCGGATCTTCGTCGCCGTACCGCAGGACATGGTCGAGGCGGCGGAGGAGGCGAAGCGGGCGGTGGTGGCGGAGCAGCGCGCCCAGGGAGTGGAACCCCAGGAGCGTCCGGTCCCGCTCGCCACGGTCCTGGCCATCATCGGCACCCCCCTGATCCTGATCCTCGCGGCCACCTTCTCCTCGATCGCCCTGGACCCGTCCCCCGGCCGCTCGGTCCTGGAGTTCTTCGGCCACCCGTTCGTGGCTCTGACGCTGGCGCTTCTCCTCGCGTACTACCTCCTGGGCATCCGCCGCGGCTGGTCCCGCAAGTCCCTGGAAACGGTGTCCACTTCCTCGCTGAAGCCGGTCGGCAACATCCTGCTGGTCGTCGGCGCGGGCGGGGTCTTCGGCGCCGTACTGAAGGCGAGCGGCGTGGCCCAGGCCCTGTCGGACACGTTCCACGGCGTGGGTCTGCCGGTGATCGTGCTGGCGTACCTGATCTCGCTGGTCCTGCGGGTGGCCCAGGGCTCGGCGACGGTGGCGATCGTGACGACGGCGGGCATCGTGGCGCCCCTCCTCTCCGAGGGCCACCACTCCCAGGCCTTCGTGGCCCTGGTCATCATGGCCATCTCGGCGGGCTCCATCTTCGCCTCGCACGTCAACGACGGCGGCTTCTGGATGGTCGCCAAGTACTTCGGCATCACCGAGCGGGACACGCTGCGGACCTGGACGGTCCTTGAGTCGGTGCTGTCGGTGGCGGGGTTCGCGGTGGCGGCGGCGGTGAGCGTCTTGGTGTGA
- a CDS encoding CatB-related O-acetyltransferase: MRWPGQPRVVLLKPLVKSPLIEVGEYSYYDDPDDPTAFETRNVLYHYGPEKLIIGRFCALGTGVRFIMNGANHRMDGPSTFPFPTMGGSWADHFDLLTGLPNRGDTVVGNDVWFGHGTTIMPGVRIGHGAIIASGAVVTGDVPDYGIVGGNPARLIRTRYDDRDIARLLAVAWWDWPAERITEHVRTIMSGSIDDLESAAPPV, translated from the coding sequence ATTCGATGGCCCGGGCAGCCGCGGGTGGTGCTGCTCAAGCCGCTGGTGAAGTCCCCGCTGATCGAGGTCGGGGAGTACTCGTACTACGACGACCCGGATGACCCGACCGCGTTCGAGACGCGCAACGTGCTCTACCACTACGGGCCGGAGAAGCTGATCATCGGCAGGTTCTGTGCGCTGGGCACGGGCGTGCGGTTCATCATGAACGGCGCCAACCACCGTATGGACGGCCCCTCGACCTTCCCCTTCCCCACCATGGGTGGCTCCTGGGCCGACCACTTCGACCTGCTCACCGGCCTGCCGAACCGCGGGGACACGGTCGTCGGCAACGACGTCTGGTTCGGCCACGGCACGACGATCATGCCCGGCGTACGGATCGGACACGGCGCGATCATCGCCTCCGGCGCGGTGGTCACCGGCGACGTACCCGACTACGGCATCGTCGGCGGCAACCCGGCCCGCCTCATCCGCACCCGCTACGACGACCGGGACATCGCCCGGCTGCTGGCGGTGGCCTGGTGGGACTGGCCGGCGGAGCGCATCACCGAGCACGTGCGGACGATCATGTCGGGGAGCATCGACGATCTGGAGTCGGCCGCGCCGCCGGTATGA
- a CDS encoding RidA family protein, with protein MTEKIALTPKTHTTPPAKFSHGVKKGNILQVAGQVGFLPAEDGKPPTPAGPTLREQTLQTLANVKAILEEGGASWDDVMMIRVYLTDVDHFAEMNEIYNAYFEEQGLTAPPAARTTVYVGLPAGLLIEIDALAVLG; from the coding sequence ATGACCGAGAAGATCGCCCTCACCCCGAAGACCCACACCACCCCGCCCGCGAAGTTCTCGCACGGCGTGAAGAAGGGCAACATCCTCCAGGTCGCCGGCCAGGTCGGCTTCCTGCCGGCGGAGGACGGCAAGCCCCCGACGCCGGCCGGTCCCACCCTGCGCGAGCAGACCCTGCAAACCCTCGCCAACGTCAAGGCGATCCTCGAAGAGGGCGGCGCGAGCTGGGACGACGTGATGATGATCCGCGTCTATCTGACGGACGTGGACCACTTCGCCGAGATGAACGAGATCTACAACGCCTACTTCGAGGAGCAGGGCCTCACCGCCCCGCCCGCCGCCCGCACAACGGTCTACGTCGGCCTCCCGGCCGGCCTCCTCATCGAGATCGACGCGCTCGCCGTACTCGGCTGA
- a CDS encoding sugar kinase — translation MVTFLPSRPGRLADVPSFDRAIGGAESNVACVLAAAGHSARWVGRVGADGFGEHLLERIAAYGVDVSSVHRDPVRPTGVYFRTAGDRGSGAHEVAYYRAGSAASAMSAQNMDLAAVRAGRVLHLSGITAALSAECRDLMRELTAPRPGRPLLSFDVNHRPGLWRDSGGPLVLLELARRADVVFVGQDEAAEAWGITGGPEAIREALPEPGVLVVKEGAKRATAFEGVAQADADGTPPAPGRAAGPRPTATPAVFEPALSVDVVAATGAGDAFAAGFLSGTLRNLPLRVRLRYGHLFAAAALTAPGDLAVPPARDHADRLTALDDTAWGRLRLAPGWTQAGRATQEANTP, via the coding sequence ATGGTCACCTTCCTGCCCAGCCGCCCGGGGCGCCTCGCGGACGTGCCCTCCTTCGACCGCGCGATCGGCGGCGCCGAGTCCAACGTGGCCTGCGTGCTGGCCGCCGCCGGGCACTCCGCGCGGTGGGTCGGCCGGGTGGGCGCGGACGGCTTCGGTGAGCATCTGCTGGAGCGGATCGCCGCGTACGGCGTCGACGTCTCGTCGGTCCACCGGGACCCGGTCCGGCCCACGGGGGTGTACTTCCGCACGGCCGGTGACCGGGGTTCGGGCGCGCACGAGGTCGCGTACTACCGGGCGGGATCGGCGGCATCGGCGATGAGCGCGCAGAACATGGACCTCGCGGCGGTGCGGGCGGGCCGGGTCCTGCATCTGTCGGGCATCACGGCAGCGCTGTCGGCCGAGTGCCGCGACCTGATGCGCGAACTGACGGCTCCCCGCCCGGGGCGCCCCCTGCTGTCCTTCGACGTGAACCACCGGCCGGGGCTGTGGCGTGATTCCGGCGGCCCGCTGGTGCTGCTGGAGCTGGCCCGTCGTGCGGACGTGGTGTTCGTGGGGCAGGACGAGGCGGCGGAGGCCTGGGGGATCACGGGAGGTCCGGAGGCGATCCGGGAGGCGCTGCCGGAGCCGGGGGTGTTGGTGGTGAAGGAGGGCGCGAAGAGGGCTACGGCGTTCGAAGGTGTGGCGCAGGCGGACGCGGACGGCACCCCGCCGGCGCCGGGCCGCGCGGCCGGCCCCCGTCCCACGGCAACGCCGGCTGTCTTCGAACCGGCCCTGAGCGTGGACGTCGTAGCCGCCACCGGCGCCGGAGACGCCTTCGCCGCGGGCTTCCTGTCCGGCACCCTGCGCAACCTCCCCCTGCGGGTCCGCCTCCGGTACGGCCACCTCTTCGCCGCCGCGGCCCTCACCGCCCCCGGCGACCTGGCCGTACCCCCGGCCCGGGACCACGCCGACCGCCTGACCGCTCTGGACGACACCGCATGGGGGAGACTTCGACTCGCCCCCGGCTGGACGCAGGCCGGGCGGGCCACACAGGAGGCGAACACCCCATGA
- a CDS encoding trypsin-like serine peptidase, with translation MNKPLLAALSSLAIAGLGASPAVAAPHTAATATATATAKPKATVDFAGTVALSNCSGSVIRFPNSADSDPALVLTNGHCLETGFPDPGQVITGQSSSRTFGLLNSAGSKVATLRANQVVYSTMTDTDVTIYQLTSTYAKIKSSYGISPLTVNDSHPTAGTAIKVVSGYWKRTYSCSIDGFVYRLKEGDWTWKDSVRYTSSCNTIGGTSGSPVIDTGTGKVVAVNNTGNEDGETCTVNNPCEVDENGNVTIHQGINYAEETYQIPACFTTGNRLDLSASGCTLPKP, from the coding sequence ATGAACAAGCCTCTCCTTGCCGCGCTCTCCTCCCTGGCCATAGCCGGGCTGGGCGCGAGCCCCGCGGTCGCCGCGCCGCACACCGCCGCCACCGCTACTGCCACCGCCACCGCCAAGCCCAAGGCGACCGTCGACTTCGCCGGCACCGTCGCGCTCAGCAACTGCTCCGGCTCCGTCATCCGCTTCCCCAACTCGGCCGACAGCGACCCGGCGCTCGTGCTGACCAACGGCCACTGCCTGGAGACCGGTTTCCCGGACCCGGGTCAGGTCATCACCGGCCAGTCCTCCAGTCGTACCTTCGGCCTGCTGAACTCCGCCGGCAGCAAGGTCGCCACCCTCCGCGCCAACCAGGTCGTGTACTCGACCATGACGGACACGGACGTCACGATCTACCAGCTGACCAGCACCTACGCGAAGATCAAGAGCTCTTACGGCATCAGCCCGCTCACCGTGAACGACAGCCACCCCACCGCCGGCACCGCCATCAAGGTCGTCTCCGGCTACTGGAAGCGCACCTACAGCTGCAGCATCGACGGCTTCGTGTACCGGCTGAAGGAGGGCGACTGGACCTGGAAGGACTCGGTCCGCTACACCTCCTCCTGCAACACCATCGGCGGTACGTCCGGCTCCCCGGTCATCGACACCGGCACCGGCAAGGTCGTCGCCGTCAACAACACCGGCAACGAGGACGGCGAGACCTGCACGGTGAACAACCCGTGCGAGGTGGACGAGAACGGCAACGTCACCATCCACCAGGGCATCAACTACGCCGAGGAGACCTACCAGATCCCGGCCTGCTTCACCACGGGCAACAGGCTGGACCTCAGCGCGTCCGGCTGCACCCTGCCGAAGCCGTAA
- a CDS encoding IclR family transcriptional regulator, whose translation MSQTVDRALSILPLLAEGPADLGRVADRLGVHKSTALRLLRTLHEHGLVYRQSDQRYRLGARLFALAQEAMENLDIREIAHPHLVRLNEACGHTVHLAVYEEGEVLYIDKVESRYPVRMYSRIGKPVAITVAAVAKLLLADLPEPERHALADKLDYPLYTARSTPNAPAFLRELEKVRAQGWATDLGGHEESINCVAAPIRGADGRVVAAMSVSAPNVVVTGEELLTLLPQVRRCADAISGEYSGRTPSKEAGN comes from the coding sequence ATGAGTCAGACCGTCGACCGCGCCCTGAGCATCCTGCCGCTGCTCGCCGAGGGCCCCGCCGACCTCGGCCGGGTCGCCGACCGCCTAGGCGTGCACAAGTCGACCGCGCTCCGCCTGCTGCGCACCCTGCACGAGCACGGCCTGGTCTACCGCCAGTCCGACCAGCGCTACCGCCTCGGCGCCCGCCTCTTCGCCCTCGCCCAGGAGGCGATGGAGAACCTCGACATCCGCGAGATCGCCCACCCCCACCTCGTGCGGCTGAACGAGGCCTGCGGCCACACCGTGCACCTGGCCGTGTACGAGGAGGGTGAGGTCCTCTACATCGACAAGGTGGAGAGCCGCTACCCGGTGCGCATGTACTCGCGGATCGGCAAGCCCGTCGCCATCACGGTCGCCGCCGTGGCCAAACTCCTCCTCGCGGACCTGCCCGAACCCGAGCGCCACGCCCTCGCGGACAAGCTCGACTACCCCCTGTACACGGCCCGCTCAACCCCCAACGCCCCCGCATTCCTGCGGGAGTTGGAGAAGGTCCGCGCACAGGGCTGGGCCACCGACCTCGGTGGCCACGAGGAGTCCATCAACTGCGTCGCCGCGCCCATCCGCGGCGCCGACGGCCGGGTGGTCGCCGCGATGTCGGTGTCCGCGCCGAACGTCGTCGTCACCGGCGAGGAACTCCTCACCTTGCTCCCGCAGGTCCGCCGTTGCGCGGACGCGATCAGCGGCGAGTACTCCGGAAGAACACCGAGCAAGGAAGCCGGCAACTGA
- a CDS encoding N-acyl-D-amino-acid deacylase family protein, whose protein sequence is MEDLVIRDADVVDGSGEPSYRADVVLSGGRIVSIVKEAAAAGCQRPRAVRELDAEGLVLSPGFIDMHAHSDLALLRDPDHSVKAAQGVTLEVLGQDGLSYAPVDDRTLEEVRRAITGWNGYGDDLDFDWRSVGEYLDRLDRGTAVNAAYLIPQGTVRALVVGWEDRPATPEELDRMRQLVAEGMEQGAVGLSSGLTYTPGMYAPDAELTELCRVVASYGGYYCPHHRSYGAGALEAYAEMVDLTRDAGCPLHLTHATMNFGVNEGRAPELLALLDRALEAGADITLDTYPYTPGCTTLAALLPSWASEGGPAKILARLAGPATAERIRHDLEVTGSDGCHGVPVDWETIEISGVSDPALAEFVGRTVREAAETRGEAPWDTARRLLLTDRLGTTILQHVGHEDNVRTIMRHRGHTGGSDGILQGDKPHPRAYGTFPRYLCHYVRELGILSLEECVAHLTARPAARLRLPDRGLVREGYRADLVLFDPETVAPGATFAAPRTLPTGIPYVLVDGRFVIEDGKRTDVLAGRSVRRTPL, encoded by the coding sequence ATGGAGGACCTGGTCATCCGGGACGCCGACGTCGTCGACGGCAGCGGCGAACCGTCGTACCGGGCCGACGTCGTCCTCAGCGGCGGGCGGATCGTCTCGATCGTCAAGGAGGCGGCTGCGGCCGGGTGCCAACGACCGCGTGCCGTACGCGAGTTGGATGCCGAGGGCCTGGTACTCTCCCCCGGCTTCATCGACATGCACGCCCACTCCGACCTCGCGCTGCTGCGCGACCCGGACCACAGCGTGAAGGCCGCGCAGGGTGTCACGCTGGAGGTCCTCGGCCAGGACGGGCTGTCGTACGCGCCGGTGGACGACCGCACACTGGAGGAGGTGCGGCGGGCGATCACCGGGTGGAACGGCTACGGCGACGACCTCGACTTCGACTGGCGTTCGGTCGGCGAGTATCTGGACCGGCTGGACCGGGGTACCGCCGTGAACGCGGCCTATCTGATCCCGCAGGGCACCGTCCGCGCGCTCGTCGTCGGCTGGGAGGACCGCCCGGCGACCCCCGAAGAGCTGGACCGGATGCGGCAGTTGGTGGCGGAGGGGATGGAGCAGGGGGCCGTGGGGCTGTCGTCCGGGCTCACCTACACGCCCGGCATGTACGCCCCCGACGCCGAACTGACCGAGCTGTGCCGAGTGGTGGCGTCGTACGGCGGCTACTACTGCCCGCACCACCGCTCCTACGGCGCCGGTGCCCTGGAGGCGTACGCCGAGATGGTCGATCTCACCCGCGACGCCGGCTGTCCGCTGCACCTGACCCACGCGACGATGAACTTCGGCGTGAACGAGGGCCGGGCGCCCGAGCTGCTCGCGCTGCTGGACCGGGCCCTGGAGGCCGGCGCGGACATCACGTTGGACACCTATCCCTACACCCCCGGCTGCACCACCCTGGCCGCGCTGCTGCCGAGCTGGGCGAGCGAGGGCGGCCCGGCAAAGATCCTGGCCCGGCTCGCCGGCCCGGCGACGGCCGAGCGGATCCGGCACGACCTGGAGGTGACCGGCTCCGACGGCTGCCATGGCGTGCCGGTGGACTGGGAGACGATCGAGATCTCCGGCGTCTCCGATCCGGCGCTGGCCGAGTTCGTGGGCCGTACGGTGCGGGAGGCGGCGGAGACGCGCGGCGAGGCCCCCTGGGACACCGCCCGGCGTCTGCTGCTGACGGACCGGCTCGGTACGACGATCCTCCAGCACGTCGGCCACGAGGACAACGTCCGCACGATCATGCGGCACCGCGGCCACACCGGCGGCTCCGACGGCATCCTCCAGGGCGACAAGCCGCACCCGCGCGCCTACGGCACCTTCCCGCGCTATCTCTGCCACTATGTGCGGGAGTTGGGAATCCTCTCCCTGGAGGAGTGCGTCGCCCACCTCACCGCACGGCCCGCGGCCCGGCTGCGCCTGCCGGACCGCGGCCTGGTGCGCGAGGGGTACCGGGCCGATCTGGTGCTGTTCGACCCGGAGACGGTGGCGCCCGGCGCGACCTTCGCCGCGCCCCGCACGCTTCCCACAGGGATCCCGTACGTCCTGGTCGACGGCCGGTTCGTCATCGAGGACGGGAAGCGGACGGACGTGCTCGCGGGCCGGTCCGTCCGCCGTACACCACTGTGA
- a CDS encoding sialidase family protein, which produces MFSLSAPRTRSLLALAATVALAVPPLLLAPPASAAVANGGFENGTLTGWTRSGATAMVSSGAHGGRYAARVGGAGAADSAITQTFRARTGERRLSFWYDVSCHSPAARSWATAGLRDNTTGVTTTVVRKNCTEGRGWEKASTAVRPGHSYTLRLAHHCDHHAAHRSFTRYDDVQLTADPLTRIDTDPFTNSASQHATVVEPDTFASGNTVIAVAQNGRFFSGGASGLGWARSADGGVTWTHGTIPGITVYQGGPFSRVSDPSVGYDARHGTWLTAGLALNSTSSGVIGAGVTVSRSTTDGVSWQNPVRAVGFDGPNYDKPWITCDNTPTSPFYGRCYIEVDNNSAGNRILMSTSTDGGLHWSAPVTPSGAPSGLAGQPLVRPNGTVVVPYSANGSAIRVFNSTNGGASWSGTSLIASVSAHTVAGGLRAIPGISSAEISASGRIFVAWHDCRFRANCTANDIVYSTSFDGVTWETVRRVPIDATTSGVDHFLPGLGVDHTTSGSTTRIGLYYYFYPVANCTSTTCRLQVGYISSADRGVTWTTATTLTGPFPLSQIANTNQGRMVGDYISTSIVGGRAVSAFPLGAAPTTGQAFDEALYTAGPLTVG; this is translated from the coding sequence GTGTTCTCCCTCTCCGCGCCGCGCACCCGCAGCCTCCTCGCCCTCGCCGCCACGGTCGCCCTTGCCGTCCCGCCCCTCCTGCTCGCACCCCCGGCTTCCGCCGCCGTGGCCAACGGCGGCTTCGAGAACGGCACCCTGACCGGCTGGACCCGGTCCGGTGCCACCGCCATGGTCAGCTCCGGTGCCCACGGCGGCAGGTACGCCGCACGCGTCGGCGGTGCCGGCGCCGCCGACTCCGCCATCACCCAGACCTTCCGCGCGCGTACGGGCGAGCGCCGGCTGTCGTTCTGGTACGACGTCAGCTGCCACAGCCCCGCGGCCCGCAGCTGGGCCACGGCCGGGCTGCGGGACAACACCACCGGCGTGACCACCACCGTCGTGCGCAAGAACTGCACCGAGGGACGCGGCTGGGAGAAGGCGAGCACCGCCGTCAGGCCGGGCCACAGCTACACCCTCCGCCTGGCCCACCACTGCGATCACCACGCCGCCCACCGCAGCTTCACCCGCTACGACGACGTCCAGCTCACCGCCGATCCCCTGACCCGGATCGACACCGACCCCTTCACCAACTCCGCCAGCCAGCACGCCACCGTGGTGGAGCCCGACACCTTCGCCTCCGGCAACACGGTCATCGCCGTCGCCCAGAACGGCCGTTTCTTCAGCGGCGGCGCCTCCGGCCTCGGCTGGGCCCGGTCGGCCGACGGCGGAGTCACCTGGACCCACGGCACCATCCCCGGTATCACCGTCTACCAGGGCGGCCCCTTCTCCCGGGTCTCCGACCCGTCGGTCGGCTACGACGCCCGGCACGGCACCTGGCTGACCGCGGGCCTCGCCCTCAACTCGACGTCAAGCGGCGTCATCGGCGCCGGAGTCACCGTCAGCCGCTCCACCACCGACGGCGTGAGCTGGCAGAACCCCGTCAGAGCGGTCGGATTCGACGGGCCGAACTACGACAAGCCGTGGATCACCTGCGACAACACCCCCACCAGCCCCTTCTACGGGCGCTGCTACATCGAGGTCGACAACAACTCGGCCGGCAACCGGATCCTGATGAGCACCTCCACCGACGGGGGACTCCACTGGTCGGCACCGGTCACTCCGTCCGGCGCCCCGAGCGGCCTGGCCGGACAGCCGCTCGTCCGGCCGAACGGCACCGTCGTCGTGCCCTACTCGGCCAATGGAAGCGCCATCCGCGTCTTCAACTCCACCAACGGTGGTGCCTCCTGGAGCGGCACCTCACTCATCGCCTCCGTCAGCGCCCACACCGTCGCGGGCGGCCTGCGGGCCATCCCGGGAATCTCCTCCGCGGAGATCAGCGCCTCCGGCCGGATCTTCGTCGCGTGGCACGACTGCCGCTTCCGCGCGAACTGCACGGCCAACGACATCGTCTACTCCACCTCGTTCGACGGCGTCACCTGGGAGACCGTGCGCCGTGTCCCGATCGACGCCACCACCAGCGGCGTCGACCACTTCCTCCCCGGCCTCGGCGTCGACCACACCACGTCCGGGAGCACCACCCGGATCGGCCTGTACTACTACTTCTATCCGGTCGCCAACTGCACCTCGACCACCTGCCGCCTCCAGGTCGGCTACATCTCCTCTGCCGACCGAGGCGTCACCTGGACCACCGCCACGACGCTGACCGGGCCGTTCCCCCTCTCCCAGATCGCGAACACCAACCAAGGCCGCATGGTCGGCGACTACATCTCCACCTCCATCGTCGGTGGCCGGGCCGTCTCCGCGTTCCCGCTCGGCGCGGCTCCGACCACCGGCCAGGCCTTCGACGAGGCCCTGTACACGGCCGGCCCACTCACCGTGGGCTGA